The Piliocolobus tephrosceles isolate RC106 chromosome 2, ASM277652v3, whole genome shotgun sequence genome window below encodes:
- the GRM2 gene encoding metabotropic glutamate receptor 2 isoform X3, whose product MFVVNAVYAMAHALHNMHRALCPNTTRLCDAMRPVNGRRLYKDFVLNVKFDAPFRPADTHNEVRFDRFGDGIGRYNIFTYLRAGSGRYRYQKVGYWAEGLTLDTSLIPWASPSAGPLPASRCSEPCLRNEVKSVQPGEVCCWLCIPCQPYEYRLDEFTCADCGLGYWPNASLTGCFELPQEYIRWGDAWAVGPVTIACLGALATLFVLGVFVRHNATPVVKASGRELCYILLGGVFLCYCMTFIFIAKPSTAVCTLRRLGLGTAFSVCYSALLTKTNRIARIFGGAREGAQRPRFISPASQVAICLALISGQLLIVIAWLVVEAPGTGKETAPERREVVTLRCNHRDASMLGSLAYNVLLIALCTLYAFKTRKCPENFNEAKFIGFTMYTTCIIWLAFLPIFYVTSSDYRVQTTTMCVSVSLSGSVVLGCLFAPKLHIILFQPQKNVVSHRAPTSRFGSAAARASSSLGQGSGSQFVPTVCNGREVVDSTTSSL is encoded by the exons ATGTTTGTGGTCAATGCAGTGTATGCCATGGCCCATGCGCTCCACAACATGCACCGTGCCCTCTGCCCCAACACCACCCGGCTCTGTGACGCAATGCGGCCAGTCAACGGGCGCCGCCTCTACAAGGACTTTGTGCTCAACGTCAAGTTTGATG CCCCCTTTCGCCCAGCTGACACCCACAATGAGGTCCGCTTTGACCGCTTTGGTGATGGTATTGGCCGCTACAACATCTTCACCTATCTGCGTGCAGGCAGTGGGCGCTATCGCTACCAGAAGGTGGGCTACTGGGCAGAAGGCTTGACTCTGGACACCAGCCTCATCCCATGGGCCTCACCCTCAGCCGGCCCCCTGCCCGCCTCTCGCTGCAGTGAGCCCTGCCTCCGGAATGAGGTGAAGAGTGTGCAGCCGGGCGAGGTCTGCTGCTGGCTCTGCATCCCGTGCCAGCCCTATGAGTACCGATTGGACGAATTCACCTGCGCCGACTGTGGCCTGGGCTACTGGCCCAATGCCAGCCTGACTGGCTGCTTTGAACTGCCCCAGGAGTACATCCGCTGGGGCGATGCCTGGGCCGTGGGACCTGTCACCATCGCCTGCCTGGGTGCTCTGGCCACCCTCTTTGTGCTGGGTGTCTTTGTGCGGCACAATGCCACACCAGTGGTCAAGGCCTCGGGTCGGGAGCTTTGCTACATCCTGCTGGGTGGTGTCTTCCTCTGCTACTGCATGACCTTCATCTTCATTGCCAAGCCATCCACGGCAGTGTGTACCTTACGGCGTCTTGGTTTGGGTACTGCCTTCTCTGTCTGCTACTCAGCCCTGCTCACCAAGACCAACCGCATTGCACGCATCTTCGGTGGGGCCCGGGAGGGTGCCCAGCGGCCCCGCTTCATCAGTCCTGCCTCACAGGTGGCCATCTGCCTGGCGCTTATCTCGGGCCAGCTGCTCATTGTGATCGCCTGGCTGGTGGTGGAGGCACCAGGCACAGGCAAGGAGACGGCCCCCGAACGGCGGGAGGTGGTGACCCTGCGTTGCAACCACCGCGATGCAAGTATGTTGGGCTCGCTGGCCTACAACGTGCTCCTCATCGCACTCTGCACGCTTTATGCCTTCAAGACTCGCAAGTGCCCTGAAAACTTCAATGAGGCCAAGTTCATTGGCTTCACCATGTACACCACCTGCATCATCTGGCTGGCATTCCTGCCCATCTTCTACGTCACCTCCAGTGACTACCGG GTACAGACCACCACCATGTGCGTGTCAGTCAGCCTCAGCGGCTCCGTGGTGCTTGGCTGCCTCTTTGCGCCCAAGCTGCACATCATCCTCTTCCAGCCGCAGAAGAACGTGGTTAGCCACCGGGCGCCCACCAGCCGTTTTGGCAGTGCTGCTGCCAGGGCCAGCTCCAGCCTTGGCCAAG GGTCTGGCTCCCAGTTTGTCCCCACCGTTTGCAATGGCCGTGAGGTGGTAGACTCGACAACATCATCACTTTGA